A single region of the Arthrobacter sp. zg-Y820 genome encodes:
- a CDS encoding aliphatic sulfonate ABC transporter substrate-binding protein, giving the protein MNSRSVVPSPAPSANSSPARRRPALSRGPVKALAAAAAAASLLLTGCVAGEDTEPAANAEAADGGTLTLDFATYNPLSLIIKEKGWLESSLEEDGITVEWVQSAGSNKANENLRSGAIDIGSTAGSAALLNRANGSPIKAIDVFSQPEWSALVVGADSDVTSVADLKGKSVAATKGTDPYFFLVQALEEAGLSLSDVTVEQLQHADGRTALENGSVDAWAGLDPIMAGAEQNGAQLIYRNLDFNTYGILAANEAFLAEDPEQAQAVVNAYEKARAWAAENPEETARILADVAGLDLAVAQTVVLDRSNLDVDPAPGEAQRSVLEKIGPTLVETGDVAGQDAVDTALDSLLDDSYVQNADPDAVKES; this is encoded by the coding sequence ATGAACAGCCGTTCCGTCGTTCCTTCCCCCGCCCCTTCCGCCAACTCTTCTCCGGCCCGCCGCCGACCGGCCCTGTCCCGCGGGCCGGTCAAGGCCCTGGCCGCGGCCGCAGCCGCAGCCTCGCTGCTGCTGACCGGCTGCGTTGCCGGTGAAGATACCGAGCCCGCCGCCAACGCGGAAGCGGCCGACGGCGGAACCCTCACCCTTGATTTCGCCACCTACAACCCGCTCAGCCTGATCATCAAGGAGAAGGGCTGGCTCGAATCCTCGCTGGAAGAGGACGGCATCACGGTGGAGTGGGTGCAGTCCGCCGGGTCCAACAAGGCCAACGAGAACCTGCGCTCCGGAGCCATCGACATCGGATCCACGGCGGGCTCCGCCGCGCTGCTCAACCGGGCCAACGGCTCCCCGATCAAGGCCATCGACGTCTTCTCCCAGCCGGAATGGTCGGCACTGGTGGTCGGCGCCGACTCGGACGTCACCTCAGTGGCGGACCTCAAGGGCAAGTCGGTGGCCGCCACCAAGGGCACCGATCCCTACTTCTTCCTGGTCCAGGCCCTCGAGGAGGCCGGACTCAGCCTCTCCGACGTCACCGTGGAGCAGCTGCAGCACGCCGACGGACGCACCGCCCTGGAAAACGGATCGGTGGACGCCTGGGCCGGACTGGATCCGATCATGGCCGGCGCCGAGCAGAACGGCGCCCAGCTGATCTACCGCAACCTGGACTTCAACACCTACGGCATCCTGGCTGCCAACGAGGCCTTCCTTGCGGAGGACCCGGAACAGGCGCAGGCAGTGGTCAACGCCTACGAGAAGGCCCGCGCCTGGGCCGCCGAAAACCCGGAGGAAACCGCGCGGATCCTCGCCGACGTCGCCGGACTGGACCTGGCGGTGGCGCAGACGGTGGTGCTGGACCGCAGCAACCTCGACGTCGACCCGGCGCCCGGCGAGGCCCAGCGCAGCGTGCTCGAAAAGATCGGGCCCACCCTCGTGGAAACCGGTGACGTGGCCGGCCAGGACGCCGTCGACACGGCACTGGACAGCCTGCTCGATGATTCCTACGTCCAGAACGCTGACCCGGACGCGGTCAAGGAGTCCTGA
- a CDS encoding ABC transporter ATP-binding protein codes for MTALASQSPAAAPPAAPLQAAGSALPVTFSSLGRTFGAGPEAHRVLRNINFEVRPGEVLAILGSSGCGKSTLLRAAAGLDAASTGEVLINGTPVHGIDDRCAVAFQEPRLLPWQTLQANIAMGLPKSMSAKHGKAKVAELLELVELGPFAEHRPRAVSGGMAQRASLARALARTPGVLLLDEPFGALDALTRLKMQDLLLSVHTATPTTVLLVTHDVDEALQLADRIIVLGKEQEKSGATITQVITVPGNRPRDRASAELARMRGELLASLGVDRH; via the coding sequence ATGACCGCCTTGGCTTCACAGTCCCCTGCCGCCGCGCCGCCCGCTGCACCGCTTCAGGCCGCCGGCTCCGCTCTTCCCGTCACGTTTTCCTCGCTGGGCCGCACCTTCGGCGCCGGCCCCGAAGCACACCGGGTGCTGCGGAACATCAACTTCGAGGTGCGCCCGGGCGAGGTCCTGGCCATCCTCGGGTCCAGCGGCTGCGGAAAATCCACGCTGCTGCGTGCCGCAGCCGGCCTGGACGCCGCCAGCACCGGAGAAGTCCTGATCAACGGCACCCCCGTGCACGGGATCGACGACCGCTGCGCCGTCGCATTCCAGGAGCCGCGGCTGCTGCCCTGGCAGACGCTCCAGGCCAACATCGCGATGGGCCTGCCCAAAAGCATGAGCGCCAAGCACGGCAAGGCGAAGGTGGCCGAGCTGTTGGAGCTGGTGGAGCTGGGCCCGTTCGCCGAGCACCGCCCGCGGGCGGTGTCCGGCGGCATGGCCCAGCGCGCCTCCCTGGCCCGTGCCCTGGCCCGGACCCCCGGCGTGCTGCTGCTCGATGAGCCCTTCGGCGCCCTGGACGCGCTGACCCGGCTGAAGATGCAGGACCTGCTCCTCTCGGTGCACACGGCCACCCCCACCACCGTGCTGCTGGTCACCCACGACGTGGATGAAGCCCTCCAGCTGGCGGACCGGATCATTGTGCTGGGCAAGGAACAGGAGAAATCCGGCGCCACGATCACCCAGGTCATCACCGTGCCCGGCAACCGGCCGCGGGACCGGGCCTCGGCGGAGCTGGCGCGAATGCGCGGCGAGCTCCTGGCCAGCCTCGGCGTCGACCGCCACTAG
- a CDS encoding LLM class flavin-dependent oxidoreductase, whose translation MRFNAFDMNCVGHQSPGLWRHPQDQSANYTDLRYWANLAKTCEKGLFDGIFLADVLGTYDVYGGSNEATLRQGTQVPVNDPLLLVSAMALVTEHLGFGVTAGTAYEHPYPFARRLSTLDHLTNGRVGWNVVTGYLPSAARNLGAEDQLEHDERYNHADEYLEVIYKLLEGSWEDDAVVRDKETGVFTDPAKVHDINHEGKYFKVPGIHISEPSPQRTPVIYQAGASPRGIAFAAGNAEAVFVGAPTKEKLKATVTKIRDAAEAAGRDRHSIRIYTLMTVITAATAQEAAAKHEDYQQYASHEGALALMSGWMGVDLSTYNLDEPLGNVKSNAIQSAASNFQKPKDDGEPWTVRDIADSVGIGGLGPRMVGSGAEIAEEMIRWVEETDVDGFNLAYAITPGTFEDIVEFVVPELQKRGAYRTEYAPGTLRNKLFDAGDKLPAEHRGASFRLQPAVR comes from the coding sequence ATCCGGTTCAACGCCTTCGACATGAACTGCGTGGGCCACCAGTCCCCGGGGCTGTGGCGCCATCCGCAGGACCAGTCAGCCAATTACACCGACCTCCGCTACTGGGCCAACCTCGCCAAAACCTGCGAAAAAGGCCTGTTCGACGGCATCTTCCTCGCCGATGTCCTGGGCACATACGACGTCTACGGCGGCTCCAACGAAGCCACCCTGCGCCAGGGCACCCAGGTTCCGGTGAACGACCCGCTGCTGCTGGTCTCCGCGATGGCCCTGGTCACCGAACACCTCGGCTTCGGCGTCACTGCCGGCACCGCCTATGAACATCCCTATCCGTTTGCCCGCCGGCTTTCCACCCTGGACCACCTCACCAACGGCCGGGTCGGCTGGAATGTCGTTACCGGCTATCTGCCCTCCGCCGCGCGGAATCTGGGCGCGGAAGACCAGCTGGAGCACGACGAGCGCTACAACCACGCCGACGAATACCTCGAGGTCATCTACAAACTGCTCGAGGGCTCCTGGGAGGACGACGCCGTCGTCCGCGACAAGGAAACCGGCGTCTTCACCGACCCGGCCAAGGTCCACGACATCAACCACGAGGGGAAGTACTTCAAGGTTCCGGGCATCCACATCAGCGAGCCCTCGCCGCAGCGCACCCCGGTGATCTACCAGGCCGGCGCCTCCCCGCGCGGCATCGCCTTCGCCGCAGGCAACGCGGAGGCCGTGTTTGTGGGGGCGCCCACCAAGGAGAAGCTCAAGGCCACCGTCACGAAGATCCGCGACGCCGCCGAAGCCGCCGGCCGGGACCGGCACTCGATCCGGATCTACACGCTGATGACGGTGATTACCGCCGCCACCGCGCAGGAGGCCGCCGCGAAGCACGAGGATTACCAGCAGTACGCCAGCCACGAAGGCGCGCTGGCCCTGATGTCCGGCTGGATGGGAGTGGACCTGTCCACCTACAACTTGGACGAGCCGCTGGGCAACGTGAAATCCAATGCCATCCAGTCCGCCGCGTCGAATTTCCAGAAACCGAAGGACGACGGCGAACCCTGGACGGTGCGCGACATCGCCGACTCCGTCGGCATCGGCGGACTGGGACCGCGGATGGTCGGCTCGGGCGCGGAGATCGCCGAAGAAATGATCCGCTGGGTGGAGGAAACCGACGTCGACGGCTTTAACCTGGCCTATGCCATCACCCCCGGCACGTTTGAAGACATCGTGGAGTTTGTGGTGCCCGAACTGCAGAAGCGCGGCGCCTACCGGACCGAATATGCGCCGGGTACCCTGCGCAACAAGCTCTTCGACGCCGGCGACAAGCTCCCGGCGGAGCACCGCGGTGCATCGTTCCGGCTGCAGCCCGCCGTGCGCTGA
- a CDS encoding alpha/beta fold hydrolase gives MESSANASGIALSADGTRIAWSRQGSGPPLVIVDPLLADRSSSSTRVLADLLSENHTVYTYDRRGMGESGMGEEYTAESDVDDLLAVVQVAGGSAALYGFASGAFLALRAAEESAVITRVVALEPSPAIDDGDDELLVLQTELEGLAGVEVPVLILAGSSSADETRDLARRAAEALDEGEFQLLEGTAASVPDAELADTIESFLS, from the coding sequence ATGGAATCCTCAGCCAATGCCTCCGGAATAGCCCTGTCCGCAGACGGAACCCGCATTGCCTGGTCCCGCCAAGGCAGTGGCCCGCCGCTCGTGATTGTCGATCCCCTTCTGGCCGACCGCAGCAGCTCCAGCACCCGGGTCCTTGCCGACCTGCTCTCGGAAAACCACACGGTCTACACCTATGACCGGCGCGGCATGGGAGAAAGCGGCATGGGGGAGGAATACACGGCAGAGTCCGACGTCGATGACCTGCTGGCAGTGGTGCAGGTGGCCGGCGGATCTGCCGCCCTCTACGGGTTTGCCTCCGGAGCTTTCCTGGCGCTGCGGGCCGCCGAGGAGTCGGCGGTGATCACCCGCGTGGTGGCGCTGGAGCCCAGCCCGGCGATCGACGACGGCGACGATGAACTCCTGGTGCTCCAGACCGAGCTGGAGGGACTGGCCGGTGTTGAAGTTCCGGTTCTCATCCTGGCCGGCAGCAGCAGTGCAGATGAGACCCGGGACCTCGCCCGCCGCGCCGCGGAGGCCCTGGACGAGGGGGAATTTCAGCTGCTGGAGGGAACAGCGGCGAGCGTCCCGGACGCGGAGCTGGCCGACACCATCGAATCTTTCCTGAGCTGA
- a CDS encoding CoA-binding protein — MELVSGAHVNDPAVIGRLLREKGRWAVVGLSNNPRRTAVGVSKYLQDHLGMEIIPVSLKGDDVHGNKGYRRLSDIPGQIDVVDCFVNSTRVGDIVDQAIAVGAKAVWLQLGVVDEAAAARAAAAGLDVVMNTCPVIEAPYYGL; from the coding sequence ATGGAACTTGTCAGCGGCGCACACGTCAACGACCCCGCAGTAATCGGGCGGCTCCTGCGGGAGAAGGGGCGCTGGGCCGTCGTCGGGCTCTCGAATAACCCGAGGCGCACGGCGGTGGGGGTGTCGAAGTACCTCCAGGACCACCTGGGCATGGAGATCATTCCGGTCAGCCTCAAGGGCGACGATGTCCACGGCAACAAGGGCTATCGCCGGCTCAGTGATATTCCGGGCCAGATCGACGTCGTCGACTGCTTCGTAAATTCGACGCGTGTGGGCGACATCGTGGACCAGGCGATAGCCGTTGGCGCCAAAGCGGTGTGGCTGCAGCTGGGCGTCGTCGACGAGGCGGCTGCCGCGCGCGCCGCCGCCGCAGGGCTGGACGTCGTCATGAACACCTGCCCCGTCATCGAGGCTCCGTATTACGGCCTGTAG
- a CDS encoding DUF1206 domain-containing protein — translation MARTGHRDRFAAATENAADSKGFERAARVGYAASGLMHLLIGVIALQIASGGSGSADSSGAVGALAGQPGGLALLWVCFLGCLTLAVFQFSRIWMDSRGLSGRELWQMRASAAALAAAYGATGITFGTFALGAGKDSSQSSAGWSASLMAQPAGAVLLGIVGLVIVGVGGYFIFKGASRRFRRDLQAVPSGTWEHAVTITGVLGFIAKGLSLVILGGFVIVAAVAADPQRSTGLDGALHALSAQPYGGLALGVVGAGLICYGLYTGILQAWFAKL, via the coding sequence TTGGCTCGTACAGGACACCGTGACAGGTTTGCCGCGGCTACGGAAAATGCTGCGGATTCGAAGGGATTTGAACGTGCCGCCCGCGTCGGCTACGCCGCCAGCGGCCTGATGCACCTCCTCATCGGAGTGATTGCCCTGCAGATTGCGTCCGGCGGCAGCGGCAGTGCCGATTCCTCCGGCGCGGTGGGTGCACTGGCCGGGCAGCCGGGCGGGCTGGCCCTGCTCTGGGTCTGTTTCCTGGGCTGCCTCACGCTGGCCGTCTTCCAGTTCTCACGGATCTGGATGGACAGCCGGGGCCTGAGCGGACGGGAGCTGTGGCAGATGCGGGCTTCCGCCGCCGCACTGGCCGCCGCCTACGGCGCCACCGGCATCACGTTCGGCACGTTTGCCCTCGGTGCCGGCAAGGACAGCAGCCAGAGTTCGGCCGGCTGGAGCGCCAGCCTGATGGCCCAGCCCGCCGGCGCGGTCCTGCTGGGGATCGTGGGGCTGGTGATCGTCGGCGTGGGCGGCTACTTCATTTTCAAGGGCGCCAGCCGACGCTTCCGCAGGGATCTGCAGGCCGTTCCATCGGGCACGTGGGAGCACGCCGTCACCATCACCGGTGTCCTCGGGTTCATCGCCAAGGGCTTGTCACTGGTCATCCTGGGAGGCTTCGTGATCGTTGCGGCCGTGGCCGCCGATCCGCAGCGCTCCACCGGGCTCGACGGCGCCCTCCATGCCCTGAGTGCGCAGCCGTACGGCGGGTTGGCGCTGGGCGTGGTGGGCGCAGGCCTCATCTGCTACGGCCTGTACACCGGGATCCTGCAGGCGTGGTTCGCGAAACTCTGA
- a CDS encoding MmcQ/YjbR family DNA-binding protein translates to MDAAQVKRVCLQFPGAYEDFPFGPEASVFKVQATGGKARMFALCDLSGVPLTISLKCEPELALQLRAAHPQINGAWHMNKKHWNSVRLDEGLDDDLVRDLVEDSYDLVVESLPARDRESLKWKGLAGG, encoded by the coding sequence ATGGACGCCGCACAAGTGAAACGGGTATGCCTGCAGTTTCCGGGGGCCTACGAGGACTTTCCGTTCGGCCCGGAAGCGTCCGTGTTCAAGGTTCAGGCGACGGGCGGCAAGGCCCGGATGTTTGCGCTCTGCGACCTGTCCGGGGTACCGCTGACGATCAGCCTCAAGTGCGAACCCGAGCTGGCGCTGCAACTCCGGGCCGCCCATCCCCAAATCAACGGCGCATGGCACATGAACAAGAAGCACTGGAACTCTGTCCGTCTCGATGAGGGGCTGGATGATGATCTGGTGCGGGACCTCGTGGAGGACTCCTACGACCTGGTGGTCGAGTCCCTGCCGGCCCGGGACCGCGAATCACTGAAGTGGAAAGGGCTGGCCGGCGGATGA
- a CDS encoding DUF1990 domain-containing protein: MNRDLSYPDAGHTRRPYPQPLTQRWPDGYRLELRRERLDVPDPAAGFLRLANGILDWDLHRRAGLRVAAATPRAAPGVEMSSGVGVGPLRYYAPCRVLWSEEPEVDDDGAPIPGQRAGFGYGTLKGHPEQGEEGFYAELDGEGKLIFRVAAYSRPANRVLAAGDFANRGVQRFFTRRYLAAAYKLSSGS; encoded by the coding sequence ATGAACCGGGACCTGAGCTACCCTGACGCCGGCCATACCCGGCGGCCGTATCCCCAGCCGCTCACCCAGCGCTGGCCGGACGGATACCGGCTGGAGCTGCGCCGGGAAAGGCTCGACGTTCCGGATCCGGCGGCCGGATTCCTGCGGTTGGCCAATGGCATCCTGGACTGGGATCTGCACCGCCGGGCCGGGCTGCGGGTGGCGGCAGCCACGCCCCGCGCCGCTCCGGGGGTGGAAATGTCCTCCGGAGTGGGGGTGGGTCCGCTGCGCTACTACGCTCCCTGCCGGGTGCTGTGGTCCGAGGAACCAGAAGTCGACGACGACGGCGCCCCCATCCCGGGGCAGCGCGCCGGTTTCGGTTACGGCACCCTCAAGGGGCACCCGGAACAGGGCGAAGAGGGGTTTTACGCCGAACTGGACGGGGAAGGAAAACTGATCTTCCGGGTGGCGGCGTACAGCCGGCCGGCCAACCGGGTTCTGGCCGCCGGCGACTTCGCCAACCGCGGTGTGCAGCGGTTCTTTACCCGGCGCTATCTCGCGGCAGCCTACAAGCTCAGCTCCGGCAGCTGA
- a CDS encoding GNAT family N-acetyltransferase: protein MDNYSVTITPDHTAPAAEPPAPATGFRTERLQLDPLSPAELDALIIQSRLSDWAPDFPQPTDHDAAQQFFETGLNISGALTTRLIREQATAQVIGTIGFLLLPEEGDAEVSYSVVPSRRGQGYATEALIAMARRALEQENVSRVVAYTEVENESSQSLLLTAGFLPVETPGLGLGFALSAAQLPELSL, encoded by the coding sequence GTGGACAATTACTCAGTGACCATCACCCCTGACCACACAGCACCGGCTGCCGAACCGCCCGCCCCAGCCACCGGATTCCGCACCGAACGGCTGCAACTGGACCCGCTCTCCCCCGCTGAGCTCGACGCCTTGATCATCCAGTCCCGGCTGTCGGACTGGGCGCCGGACTTTCCGCAACCCACAGACCACGACGCCGCCCAGCAGTTCTTTGAAACGGGCCTGAACATTTCCGGCGCACTGACCACCCGCCTCATCCGCGAGCAGGCGACGGCGCAGGTGATTGGGACCATCGGCTTCCTGCTCCTGCCCGAAGAGGGGGACGCGGAGGTGAGCTACAGCGTTGTCCCGTCCCGGCGGGGGCAGGGCTACGCCACCGAAGCGCTCATCGCCATGGCCCGCAGGGCGTTGGAACAGGAAAACGTGTCGAGGGTGGTTGCCTACACCGAGGTGGAGAACGAATCCTCGCAGTCTCTTTTGCTCACCGCCGGATTCCTGCCGGTGGAAACTCCGGGCTTGGGCCTTGGCTTCGCCCTCAGCGCAGCTCAGCTGCCGGAGCTGAGCTTGTAG
- the purL gene encoding phosphoribosylformylglycinamidine synthase subunit PurL, producing the protein MTVSAASTEAKKFRIDTVEHAAATPDTQLPWAELGLKEDEFNRVVEILGRRPTAAELAMYSVMWSEHCSYKSSKVHLSQFSEKITEKMKQHLLVGIGENAGVVDIGEGWAVTFKVESHNHPSFVEPYQGAATGVGGIVRDIISMGARPVAVMDPLRFGAIDHPDTARLVHGIVSGIGGYGNSLGLPNIGGELVFDSVYQGNPLVNALAVGVMRHEDIRLANASGTGNKVVLFGARTGGDGIGGASVLASESFDADKPSKRPAVQVGDPFAEKVLIECCLELFKSAVVEGIQDLGAAGISCATSELASNGDGGMHVELTNVLLRDPTLTPGEILMSESQERMMAVVTPENVEAFEAIMAKWNVEYSWLGEVTGSGRLIIDWAGETIVDVDPKTVAHEGPVYHRPFHRPEWQDKLQADSFAGTRPFGADAIKKSILELMASPNMCDKSWVTNQFDRYVQGNTALAMPDDAGVIRVDETTGLGVAISTDANGRYAYLDPYEGARLALAESYRNVATSGATPLAVSDCLNFGSPEDPEVMWQFAEAVRGLADGCRELGIPVTGGNVSLYNQTGGVAIHPTPVVGVLGVFDDVARRTPSGWREDGQAIYLMGATKDELDGSEFANLHGHLGGRPPAVDLLREKLLGELLVNASRDGMIDAAHDLSEGGLAAALSEMALRFGVGARIGLDEACERDGVDLFTMLFSETQSRALVSVARSEEVRFKDMCSARGYAHMRIGVVDTEIGALDFQGHFSLPLSELKEAHEGTLPKYFG; encoded by the coding sequence ATGACCGTTTCCGCAGCCTCCACCGAGGCGAAGAAATTCCGCATCGACACCGTCGAGCACGCCGCCGCCACCCCCGACACGCAGCTTCCGTGGGCCGAACTAGGCCTGAAGGAAGACGAATTTAACCGCGTCGTCGAGATTCTGGGCCGCCGCCCCACCGCGGCGGAACTGGCGATGTACTCGGTCATGTGGTCCGAGCACTGCTCCTACAAGTCCTCCAAGGTGCACCTGTCGCAGTTCAGCGAGAAGATCACCGAGAAGATGAAGCAGCACCTGCTGGTCGGCATCGGCGAGAATGCCGGCGTGGTGGACATCGGCGAAGGCTGGGCGGTGACCTTCAAGGTCGAATCCCACAACCACCCCTCCTTCGTGGAGCCCTACCAGGGCGCCGCGACCGGCGTCGGCGGCATTGTCCGCGACATCATCTCGATGGGCGCCCGCCCGGTGGCCGTCATGGATCCGCTGCGCTTCGGCGCGATCGACCATCCGGACACCGCGCGCCTGGTGCACGGCATCGTCTCCGGCATCGGCGGTTACGGCAACTCGCTGGGCCTGCCCAACATCGGCGGCGAGCTGGTCTTTGACTCCGTTTACCAGGGCAACCCACTGGTAAACGCCCTGGCCGTGGGCGTGATGCGCCACGAGGACATCCGCCTGGCCAACGCCTCGGGCACCGGCAACAAAGTGGTCCTCTTCGGTGCGCGCACCGGCGGGGACGGCATCGGCGGCGCCTCCGTGCTGGCCTCGGAGTCCTTCGATGCGGACAAGCCCTCCAAGCGCCCCGCCGTCCAGGTGGGCGATCCGTTTGCCGAAAAGGTGCTCATCGAGTGCTGCCTGGAACTGTTCAAGTCCGCAGTGGTGGAGGGCATCCAGGACCTGGGCGCGGCCGGCATTTCCTGCGCGACGTCGGAGCTCGCCTCCAACGGCGACGGCGGCATGCACGTGGAACTGACCAATGTGCTGCTGCGCGATCCCACCCTGACCCCGGGCGAGATCCTGATGTCCGAGTCGCAGGAACGCATGATGGCCGTGGTGACGCCGGAGAACGTCGAGGCGTTCGAGGCGATCATGGCCAAGTGGAACGTGGAATACTCCTGGCTGGGCGAAGTCACCGGCTCCGGCCGGCTGATCATCGACTGGGCCGGCGAGACCATCGTCGACGTTGACCCCAAGACCGTGGCGCACGAAGGGCCGGTCTACCACCGCCCGTTCCACCGCCCGGAGTGGCAGGACAAGCTGCAGGCGGATTCCTTCGCCGGCACCCGCCCGTTCGGCGCCGACGCGATCAAGAAGTCCATCCTGGAACTGATGGCTTCACCGAACATGTGCGACAAGTCCTGGGTGACCAACCAGTTTGACCGCTACGTGCAGGGCAACACCGCGCTGGCCATGCCCGACGACGCCGGCGTCATCCGCGTGGATGAAACCACCGGCCTCGGCGTGGCCATTTCCACCGACGCCAACGGCCGCTACGCCTACCTGGACCCGTACGAGGGCGCCCGGCTGGCCCTGGCCGAGTCCTACCGCAACGTCGCCACCTCCGGCGCCACCCCGCTGGCCGTCTCCGACTGCCTGAACTTCGGCTCCCCCGAGGATCCCGAGGTCATGTGGCAGTTCGCCGAGGCCGTCCGCGGCCTGGCCGACGGCTGCCGCGAACTGGGCATCCCGGTCACCGGCGGCAACGTTTCGCTGTACAACCAGACCGGCGGCGTCGCCATCCATCCGACCCCCGTGGTGGGCGTGCTGGGCGTGTTCGACGACGTCGCCCGCCGCACGCCGTCGGGCTGGCGTGAAGACGGCCAGGCGATTTACCTGATGGGTGCCACGAAGGACGAGCTGGACGGCTCGGAATTCGCCAACCTGCACGGCCACCTCGGCGGCCGGCCGCCGGCAGTGGACCTGCTGCGGGAGAAGCTGCTCGGCGAACTGCTGGTCAATGCCTCCCGCGACGGCATGATCGACGCCGCGCATGACCTGTCCGAGGGCGGCCTGGCCGCTGCCCTGTCCGAGATGGCGCTGCGCTTCGGCGTCGGCGCGCGGATCGGGCTGGATGAAGCCTGCGAGCGCGACGGCGTGGACCTGTTCACGATGCTGTTCTCCGAGACCCAGTCCCGGGCCTTAGTGTCGGTGGCGCGCAGCGAGGAGGTCCGGTTCAAGGACATGTGCTCGGCCCGCGGTTATGCCCACATGCGAATCGGCGTGGTGGACACCGAGATCGGGGCACTGGATTTCCAGGGCCACTTCTCGCTCCCCCTCTCCGAGCTGAAGGAAGCCCACGAGGGAACCCTGCCGAAGTACTTCGGCTAA
- the purQ gene encoding phosphoribosylformylglycinamidine synthase subunit PurQ, translating into MIGDFAVTPANDALRAVRIGIITFPGTLDDRDAARAVTLAGGTAVGLWHNEANLQSVDAVIIPGGFSYGDYLRAGAIARFAPLMDKVVDASKGGMPVLGICNGFQILTEAHLLPGSMIKNNHLKFSCADQLLRVENNATAWTGAYAKDAGMVIPLKNQDGQYVADEKTLDELEGEGRVVFRYDGGNPNGSRRNIAGITNAAGNVVGLMPHPEHAVEAGFGPDSSAYGEVGLGYGTDGLGIFTSVLTSLVAGGK; encoded by the coding sequence CTGATCGGCGATTTCGCCGTAACGCCCGCCAACGACGCGTTGCGGGCCGTCCGGATCGGCATCATCACCTTTCCCGGCACCCTTGACGACCGCGACGCCGCCCGTGCGGTCACCCTCGCCGGCGGCACCGCCGTCGGCCTCTGGCACAACGAAGCCAACCTGCAGTCCGTGGACGCCGTCATCATTCCCGGCGGATTCTCCTACGGCGACTACCTGCGCGCGGGCGCCATTGCCCGGTTTGCCCCGCTGATGGACAAGGTGGTGGATGCCTCGAAGGGCGGCATGCCCGTGCTCGGCATCTGCAACGGCTTCCAGATCCTGACCGAGGCGCACCTTCTACCCGGTTCAATGATCAAGAACAACCACCTCAAGTTCTCCTGCGCTGACCAGCTGCTGCGGGTGGAGAACAATGCGACGGCGTGGACCGGTGCCTACGCGAAGGATGCCGGCATGGTCATTCCGCTGAAGAACCAGGACGGCCAGTACGTGGCCGACGAAAAGACCCTGGACGAGCTCGAGGGCGAAGGCCGCGTGGTGTTCCGCTACGACGGCGGCAACCCCAACGGCTCGCGCCGGAACATTGCCGGCATTACCAATGCCGCCGGCAACGTCGTCGGGCTCATGCCGCACCCCGAACACGCCGTCGAGGCCGGTTTCGGCCCGGATTCCTCCGCCTACGGCGAGGTCGGGCTGGGCTACGGCACCGACGGCCTGGGCATCTTCACCTCAGTACTCACCTCGCTCGTTGCCGGAGGCAAATAA
- the purS gene encoding phosphoribosylformylglycinamidine synthase subunit PurS: protein MPRIVVDVMPKPEILDPQGKAIAGALPRLGLTGFTGVRQGKRFELTVDGEVTPELLEQARTAAATLLSNPVIEDVTRVEVIPEA, encoded by the coding sequence ATGCCCCGGATCGTTGTTGACGTCATGCCAAAACCTGAAATCCTTGATCCGCAGGGCAAGGCCATCGCCGGCGCCCTCCCCCGGCTCGGCCTGACCGGCTTCACCGGCGTCCGGCAGGGCAAGCGCTTTGAGCTGACCGTTGACGGAGAAGTCACTCCGGAACTCCTCGAGCAGGCCCGCACCGCTGCTGCCACGCTGCTGTCCAACCCCGTCATTGAGGACGTCACCCGCGTTGAAGTAATCCCGGAGGCCTGA